In Columba livia isolate bColLiv1 breed racing homer chromosome 25, bColLiv1.pat.W.v2, whole genome shotgun sequence, the following proteins share a genomic window:
- the LOC135576324 gene encoding gastrokine-1-like, with amino-acid sequence MVPVAHSTCTSIRSAVKMKLTVVTTVLLGLLLTPALAEYFQNQQVTREIRVNGGVQILSINRELRVVIVEQRSEFGTWKTIWNFNTGFIATELMSEGICLISTMNRNLLPTFETFPTVVQGFQGLKGQIQPTRVITFVLGQRVVPDLRIYGPDIFNTCRESTTVLASPVPELQLQPIYNEGACTRLNVLNLVQLNYCRTNVNIKV; translated from the exons ATGGTTCCCGTTGCTCATTCCACCTGCACCAGCATCCGCTCTGCAGTCAAGATGAAACTCACC gtTGTGACCACCGTCCTGCTCGGACTCTTGCTGACTCCAGCCCTCGCTGAATAC TTTCAGAACCAGCAAGTCACCAGGGAAATCAGAGTTAATGGCGGCGTCCAAATCCTGAGCATCAACAGGGAATTGCGTGTGGTCATTGTCGAGCAAAGGAGCGAATTTGGGACATGGAAAACCATTTGGAACTTCAACACG GGCTTTATTGCAACCGAACTGATGTCCGAAGGAATTTGCCTCATTTCCACAATGAACAGAAACCTTCTGCCCACCTTTGAGACATTCCCCACAGTGGTTCAGGGCTTCCAG GGTCTGAAGGGTCAAATACAACCGACACGTGTGATCACATTCGTCCTCGGCCAGAGAGTTGTCCCTGACCTCAGGATTTATGGACCTGACATCTTCAACACCTGCAGAGAGTCCACAACCGTACTGGCTTCTCCAGTTCCTG aactCCAACTCCAACCCATCTACAACGAAGGAGCCTGCACTAGACTCAACGTCCTGAACCTTGTGCAGCTGAACTACTGCCGTACCAACGTCAACATCAAGGTCTGA